The genomic region CGGCGACAGTGGGCGCGGCTCTCCAGAAGAGGCTGCTCCCCGACATCGCCTTCCGCAAGTCGGGACAGCATGGCCGGCAGCACGGTGGCAAAGCTGGACGCCGCCTTCACACGATCCGAGCACTTCTTGAACTTGCTCGTTGCGACCATCTCCATGGTACGCGTGATCTTGTGCGTACTGGTGACGCTGGCAATGCGATTCTGAATATCCTTGGCGTTGGCCATTTCGCTCCTAGGCCGTAAACTGCTTCAGGAAACTGTCGATGGCTGCCTTGAGTGCAGACTCCGTTTCCTCGCTGATTGCGCCGCTTTCGGCGATCGCCTTGCCGACTTCCGGATGCTGCGCGTCCATGAAGGCAAGGAACTGTTCCTCGAAATCCCCGACCTGATCGACGGGCACTTCGGATAGGTGTCCGTTCACGCCCGCATAGATCACCATGACCTGTTTTTCAGTACGAAGCGGAACGTACTGGCCCTGCTTGAGCAGTTCCACCATGCGAGCCCCCTTGGAAAGGGCATCCTGCGTGGACTGGTCCAACTCGGAACCGAACTGGGCAAAGGCTTCCAACTCGCGGTACTGGGCGAGATCCAGACGCAGGGAGCCGGCCACCTTCTTCATGGCCTTGACCTGGGCGTTTCCTCCCACACGGGAGACCGAGATGCCGACATTGATCGCAGGGCGCACGCCCTGATAGAAGAGATCCGGGGACAGGAATATCTGACCGTCGGTGATCGAGATCACATTCGTCGGGATGTAGGCCGTCACGTCACCGGACTGGGTTTCGATGATCGGAAGTGCGGTCATCGAGCCGCCGCCCAGTTTGTCACTGAGTTTCGCGGAACGCTCGAGAAGGCGGCTGTGGAGATAGAAGACATCGCCCGGGAAGGCTTCCCGTCCCGGAGGGCGTCGCAGCAGAAGGGAAAGCTGTCGATAGCTGACCGACTGCTTGGAAAGATCGTCATAGACACAGAGCGTGTGGCCGCCCTTTTCGTACATGAAGTACTCGGCCATGCTGGCACCCGCATAGGGAGCGATGTACTGAAGGGGGGCCGGATCGGAGGCATTGGCTGCCACGACAATCGTATAGTCCATGGCCCCGTGTTCCTCGAGCTTCGCAACCACGCTTGCCACGGTGGAGGCCTTCTGCCCGATGGCCACATAGACACAGATGACGTCGGTGTTTTTCTGGTTGATAATCGCATCGAGCGCAACAGCGGTTTTCCCCGTACTGCGGTCGCCGATGATCAACTCACGCTGACCGCGGCCGATGGGAGTCATGGAGTCGATGGCCTTGATCCCGGTCTGAAGCGGCTCTTTCACCGGCTGGCGATCCACGATTCCGGGGGCGGGGCTTTCCAGGGGGCGGTACTTTTCGTGGTCGATCGGACCCTTGCCGTCGATGGGCTGACCGAGTGCGTCCACCACGCGACCCAGCATGGCCTCTCCCACGGGAACCGAGATGACCCGTCCCGTACGTTTGACGGGGCTTCCCTCGGTAATCTCGAAGTATTCCCCGAGAATCACCGCACCGATGTTGTCCTCTTCCAGATTCAGGGCCATGCCCATCGAACCATTGGAGAACTCCAGGAGTTCGCCGCTCATACAGCCTTTCAGGCCATAGATTCGAGCGATCCCGTCTCCGACTTCCAGAACCTGTCCGGTCTCTTCCACCTCGGCGGAAGCGTCGAAGCCCTTAATCTCTCTCTTGATGATCGAAGTGATCTCTTCCGGGCGGATCTTCATCTCATTCCTTTCCCAGGTCGGCCGCCATCAGGCGGTTCTTCATCCGGCGAAGCCGGGTCTTGAGACTTCCGTCGATGGTGTGACTCTCCATACGAAGGATCATTCCGGAGAGCAGACTCCCGTCCACTTCATGCTCCAGTTTCACCTGTTTTCCGTGTTCCTCGCCAAGTTGGCTTTCGACACCCTGAAGCTCTCCCTCGGCCAGCTCTGTGGCCGAAAAAAGAGTTCCCAGAAGAATGCCCTCTTCCTCGTCACGCAGACGCCCAATCATGGACAGAATGTCGCCGAAGGCAGACTCCCGGTTCTTGCGAACCAGGGTCTTCAGGAAGAGCAGACTCAGGACGCTTTCAGCATCCGGAAAAATCTGGTCCAGAATGCGAGCCTTGGCGGCAGAGGAGGCCTCCGGTGAATAGAAAGCACTTTGCAGTTCGCTGCTCTCTTCGAGCAGGGCTGCAAAAGCTTCCAGATCCCGGAGCAGTTCCGCAAGTTCGCCCTTTTCCCGGGCAAGCTCCAGAACCGCCGTGGCATAGACCTTCGCAATGGCAAAGTTCCTCATGAGCCCTGACCCGCTTCCTTCAGGAACTCATCGGACATCTTGCGATGGTCGGAGTCATCGAGGCTGCGCTCCAGTAGCTTGCCGGCCACCTGCACAGTGAGGTCCACGACCTCTTCGCGCAGGCTGTCGCGGGCCTGGCTCATTTCGAGGTCGATTTGCCGGCGAGCAGATTCGATGGTCTGCTCCGCTTCCTCACGGGCACGGAGCATAATCTCCTCTTTCATGGCACTCGCCTGGGTCTTTCCCTGCTCGAGTATCTCACGGGTTTCCTCGCGAGCCTTGCTGAGCTCCTGCTTCTGTTCCTCGACATACTGGAGCGCATCCTCACGAGCCTTCTCCGTGTCCTCCAGGGACTTGCGGATCGACTCTTCCCGGCGATCCAGACCATCGATAATCGGTCCCCAGGCCACTTTCTTCAAAAGGAAGACCAGGCCCAGAAAGGACAGGATCGTCCAGAAGATGAGACCGGGATCCGGCGAAAACAGCCCTCCCGAGAGGAAAAGCGCCGGGCCATACGGGTTCATGGCAGGCATGATTTCCCTTCTTCTTTGTTTAGACCTTACCGGCCATCATGATGCAGATCACCAGCGCGAAGAGGGCAACACCCTCGATCAGAGCTGCGGCCAGAATCATTCCGCCTCGAATGTCACCGACAGCCTCGGGCTGACGAGCAATTCCTTCCATGGCCGAAGCGGCCAGACGACCTATGCCGTAGCCGGCACCAATCACAGCGATTCCAGCGCCAAGTCCGGCACCGAGTCCGGACAGAGAAGCGATGATGGGAAGCATGGATACATCCTCCTGATTGCTTTGGGCTTTCGCCCGGTTTGGTTCACCTAATGATCCGGGTGAACCGCCTGGTAAATGAAAATCGTCGACAGAAAAGTGAAAATGAAGGCCTGCAGGAAGGCCACGAAAATCTCGAATGCGCTGATGGCCACCGCCCCCGCCAGAGGCAGGACAGCCAGATAGGGCATCTTCCCGAGCGCGAAGATGAGGTTGAAAAAGCTCAGGATGATGATGTGCCCGGCGATCATGTTCGCAAAGAGTCGCACTGTAAGGGCGAATGGCTTCGTGAACATGCCCATCACTTCAATGGGAATCATGATGGGAATCAGGGGCAGGGGCACTCCCGGAGGAATGAGCCCGCGAAAGTGCCCGATGAATCCGTTGGCGCGAATGCCACCGGCCAGCGTTGCGAGGAAGGTAAAGATCGCAAGAGTTGCCGTTACATTGATGTTGCCGGTCGCTGTTGACATGGTCGGGAAAAGCCCGAGCAGGTTGATCGAAAGAATGAAGAAGAAGACCGTCAGAAGATAGGGCAGGTAGCGACGGCCTACATCGGCTCCCATGATGCTGAAGACCACTTCATCGCGCAGGAAGACCACGATGGACTCGAAGAAGTTGCGAAGGCGACCCTTCGGCACACCCTTCTCCTGACGATTGGCCACCGACCGGAGCAGGAGGACAAGAATGACGCCGGCCAGCCAGAGCATGACTACATGCAGGCTCGGCGCGAGATCGATATCCAGGCCGCCGATCTTCAGGGAACCGAAGTGCAGGGTGTTGGCGAAGAAGTCGTGAACATTCCACTGGATATCGTGAGTGGCGTGCCAGGAGTTGTGATTGAGGATATGGTCGATGGCATCGACCCCGGCTTCATGGCCGCCCGCGTGGTCGGCAGCATGCTCCACGGCATGAGCCGTTTCTGCGACCGCCTCATTACTGCCTGCGCTGCCATGCCCCGCAGCGTGATGGGTTTCTTCAGCAGCCAGAGTCGAACTTGCGAAGATCATTGGTCCTCTCGTTCCCGGGTTTCAGCCCAGGTGGGAAGAAGTCCACTCACTCTCCAGGTCTCATAGATGAGAAGGAGAGGATAGCTGAGTGCCAGGCTGAAGAGGAAAACCCGCAGGCTCCACTCCGAAAAAACCTGAAGCACCACTGCCGACAGGGCCAGAATGGCAAAACGCCAAAACAGGCCGGCGAAGAAGGTTCTCAGGAACTTCAGGTTAGCGGCCCGAACTACCCTCTTCATCTGGAGGAAACCCAGGGCGGCCGCAAGCGCACTCGCCAGAATGCCGGACAGGGCCGCCGGGAACTCCTCCACTTTCATCTTGCCGAGAACCAGAAATGCCAGCAGCGAAAAAACGAGAAGCAACAGAAGCAAGCCGAGCCAGAAACTTCGTGTGGTCTGACTCACTCTCCCGATCCCCTCTTCTTCTTCCGGGACTCTTCCTCGCGAAGCACTTCCCGGTAGATCCAGACAAAGCCGCCGACAGCACCGAGTGCCACTCCCAGAATCGTCAACCAAGGCGTCCAGCCAAGTTTCCGGTCCAGCCACCAGCCTAGAAGACCATAAAAGGCCAGAGAACTGGCGTAGGTGAGGGCGAGATGGGAAAGAGAAAGTGATGCAGACTCATCACTGCGTCTTTTCACCCACCTTTTCGCCCAGTCAGAGAGTTTTTTCTCACGATTCATGGCTCTCCGTCATCGGGCTTTTCCTCAGCAAACCCGGGACAGAATAGTGAGAGGAAATGCTTGTTTCAAGGGGGAATTGAAGGGATAATTACCTTTGCCTAAGAAAAACGGATTTTTTCGTTAACAGCACTCACATGCAGTAAGGCAGTGGTAGAATGTCTCAGAAAATCAAGGTCAAGGTGAACCGGAATGAATCGATCTGGGCTCTCGGTTGGCTCTTTACCATCGGGTTTTGCCAATTGAGCTTCGGGAAGGCGGTTCTTGCGATCCTGATCTGGCCCTACTACCTCGGAAAGCTCCTGGCCGGCTGCTGCCTCGGGGCCTGAAAGACCGGACGACGAGACGCTCCCAGAGGGAGATCAAAAAACGGGTGGACCCTGCGATCCACCCGTTACTGCGGCCGGGATTTGGTCCCTGGCCATCCCGACCTACTACCACCAGGTCTTCGTCAGAAAGATGGTGAAAGCGGTAAAGAAAGGAAGAAGTCCGTAGATCATGAGATGCCTCCTTGCATCAGGGTGATTGAATCGCCAGGGTCACCCTCCTCATTGCATCGGATATGCCAGCATTGCTCCTTATTGTTCCTTATTGTGTAAACGCCCATGAAACACCAAGTTATGGAATACAAAGAGAGCTCCCCGAGAGGAGGAGCCTGCTCAAACCGTAAGGTGATTCTTACATGGAGTTTCAGAATCCGGATGAACTCCAGATTTTTCAGATGCTTAGAGCATGTCCCTGGAATCAGACAAAGTAAGGAAAACGCGACACATTACAAAGACTCATCCCGCTTCTTCTGCTTCCGAAGTTTTTCGTGGAGGGTTTGCCGGGAAATTCCAAGAGTCCGGGCGGCCGAAGAGACCTGGCCCCCGCACTGATCCAGCGCTTCCTGGATAATCCGGAACTCCAACTCCTGCAAGCGACTTCGCAGGTCGCCGGTGCCTGAGTTTGCCGGACGGGACAGGGGGCCTTCGTCGAGAAGCAGGTCGCCGGGAGCAAGGACATCCCCCCCGGCATAGAGGGCCAGGCTGCGCTCGATGCACTTCTCCAGTTGCCTCACATTGCCCGGCCAGGGCTGGGATTGCAGGAGTTTCAGGGAGGACGCTTCCAGGCGGGGCGCAGGACGCCCCTGCTCCGCACTCTGTCTTTCCAGAAAGTGAAGGGAAAGGGCCAGAATGTCATCGGGGCGCTCGCGGAGGGGCGGGATCCTGACAGAAAGTACATTCAGCCGGTAGTAGAGATCCTCCCGGAACTCCCCTTCGATTACCCTCTTTTCGAGGTTCCGGTGGCTGGCAGCGATCAGACGAAAGACCGGTTTGCGAAGCCGGGATTCCCCGAGCCGCCGGAATTCCCCCTCCTCGAGCACCCGCAGGAGCTTGACCTGCAGGCTGAGGGGCATGTCCCCGATTTCATCCAGAAGCAGGGTTCCTCCGTCCGCCTGCTCGAAGAGACCTACACGATCCCGGTCTGCGCCGGTGAAGGCTCCCCGGGCGTGGCCGAAGAGCTCGCTTTCGAGCAGGTTTTCGGGAATGGCTCCACAGTTGATCGCAACGAAAGGCTTGTCCTGCCAGGGGCCTTCGACATGCAGGGCACGGGCAATGACTTCCTTGCCGGTCCCCGTCTCCCCTTCCAGAATCACCGTGCTGCGAAGAGCGGCCATGCGTCGAAGTTGGAAAACCACGCGCTTCATCGCGGGGCTCGACGCGATCATCCGGCCAAAACGGGTATCTTCTCCCAGAGTCTCGCGCAACTCGCGATTTTCCGACTCGAGGCGACGACCCTCCTTGCGGGCCTGCTGCAGTTCATCCAGACGGAGCATGGCCGATGCGGCCAGGCGGGCAAAGGACTCCAGCAGGGGAAGTTCGCGGCTTCCGAAATGTCCGACTCCCTTTCCATCCAGATAGAGAACGCCCAGGAGACGGTCCTCCGCCAATAGTGGTGTGACCACCACGGTGCCCAGTTCCAGATAGAGAATGCTCTCGCGCTCCAGGCCCGACCAGGAGTCTTCTCCCAGATAGTAGCGGCTCTTTCTCTCCATCAAGGCGTCTCGCACCAGAGAGCGGCTGATGCTCTCGAGCTTCTGCCCCGAAGGAAGACTCTGGGCCTGTCTCAGGGAGCCCTTCGGATCGAGGCGGAAAAAGGCGGCACGATCTGCCCCGACCAGTCGAAGACTGAGTTCCAGAACGCGCCGGATTTGCCCGGCGGCATCGTCCTCGAGCAGGAGATCCCCAAACTCGGAGAGGAGATCCACCAATCTTCCATAGGAATCCCGAAGACCTGAAAGAGTGGCCAGTTCCTCTTCCGCACGAGTCAGGCGGCTTTTCAGGCTGGCGGTTTCAAAGGACTCGGTGGCCGGGCTTGCGGCCGCCGCAGACTTCGGAGAGGAGAGATTCTTCAGGGAATCAGGACGGCGGGGCAATGCTCCGGGTTTCTCGGAATCAGACATCGGTGACCTCCTGAGCTACTGTAAGAAAATCCTTACAGCAATGTCAAGAGATCAGCCCTGCCTCCCGCAGGGATTCTTCCAGGCGAGCGAGCAGGGTATCGCGGATGTCTTCTGCCTCTCCCCGCATTTCGCAGCCGGAAGCCGAGAAATGCCCGCCACCGCCGAAGTGTGCAGCCAGGGCCTGCACATTGACCTCTCCCTTGCCCCGGAAGCCCACCTTCCATTCCCCGTCCGGCGACTCCTTGATCTGCACCACGACACGAACGGACTCGAGGCTTCTGGGCAGGTTGATGAACTCATCCTGTCCGAAGAAGGGACGGGCTTCCTCCGGGAGATCCCCGGAGCGGAGGATCATCAGGGCCACCCGGTCCTCGAAGTAGAGTTTCACTGAGGCCAGTGCCTTTTCCATGAGAACCAGATAGTGGGAGTTGCGTCGGTCGTTGACCAGATTGGCGCAGTCGGAAGGGTTCGCGCCCCGGCTGACCAGGAAGGCCGCCGTTTCGAAGCAGTGGGCATCCGTGCTCGAGTAGCGAAAGCCGCCGGTGTCGGTCATCAGGCCGGTGAAAAGACAGTTCGCGATTTCTGTGTCGATGGCATCCTCATCGAGGGCACGAAGGAGATCCGTGATGATCAGGGCTGTGGCCGCAGCAGAGCGGTCAAGGAGGTCTCTTTCATCGTAATCGCTGCCATCAATGTGGTGATCGATTCGAAGAAGCCTCCTGAAATCGCCGTCCTCAAAACCGGTTCGATCCAGGCCCGTGCTGTCCACGACCACATAGAGGGTCTCTTCGAAGTCCGGGTTGCGGGCCTCTTCGCCCCCGTGCTGGATCTCCCCGAAGCCGGACAAGTAGTCGAACTTCGCAGGATATGCTTCGTCAAAGGGACCCAAGACCGCCGCGTCGACGCCCCGGGACTGAAGGAAGCGGCAGAGGGCCAGAGAGCTGCCCATGGAATCGCCATCGGGGTGCTTGTGCAAAAGAAGGCGAACTCTCTTTTGCTCGAGCAGATAGCGACCGGTTTCCTGATATCTCTCTTTTGGCAGCATACTTCCTCCCGGATGAATCAGAGCAGGATACTGTATTCTGGGGGAAATGCCAGAAGAAATCAGGAAAGCTCCAGGCAGGCGAGACGATCCGGGCGGGACAGGTAGGACTGACGGGATGCATCATCGGGGAAGCTCCGGGACAGGTCACGCAGAATCTCAATGGCCAGACCCCGCTGCTGCAAGGATGTCACGCGGTCGCCATCGGCAAGGCTCAGCTCTGCATCACAAAGATGTAGGGGCCAGGTCCATTCCGGGTTTCCGAGAATCTCGGCATCCTCCCTGGCCTGCTGAAGCACCTTGCGGGACTCATCCCTCCGGCCTTCCCCGTGGAGCTTTCTCGCCATAAGAGCCCCCGCCCGGGGCAGATGCAGGCGACGACCCCCGCTCCCGAGTTCCGCCATCCCCTCACGAAGTTCCTCGATGCCGGGAGACTCGGAAAGATCCAGTTCCCCGAGATGAACCCGAAGAAGAAAGCCCTTGTCCGGGGAGCGGCTTTCCATAATCCGAAGCGCCTCTCTCAGGCTTTCCTGCGCGCGATCTTTCTCCCCGAGAAGCTGCCAGAGCCGACCCCGCCGGAAAAGGAAATAGCCCTCCATGGACAAGCTCCCCGTCTCCCGGGCCACGGCCAGCCCCTCTTCGATATAATGATTCGCGCGGTCGAGTTCGCCGGTTTCCAGAAAGGAGAGCACCAGCAGCTTCCGCTCGGCCAGCACATCCGAAAGCCTCTCACTCATCTGGCAATGCCGCTCCAGTTCCTGAAGCGCCGGGAGAAGGCGCCCATAGTCCCCCTGGTAGAGCAGCGACAGGACACGGTTATTTCGAGCCGCCGTGGGCTCCCTCCAGAGGCCAGCCTCCCGGGCCCGTCTCAGGGAAAGCCGGAACTGTTCTTCGGCCAGCACAAAATCTTCTCGACCCAGGTGAAAGAGGCCCAGGCTGTTGCTCACATAGCGAAGGAACTCGGGGCGGTGAACCTCAACGGCAATCCGACGTGCGATTTCCAGTTCCTCCAGTCCCTCTTCGAAGCGGTTCTGCACGATGAGCAATTCCGCCCGGTGGATTCGCAGGGAAAAGAGATCGCCGGGGTCCGCCTCTCCTTCGGCACTCTTCAGCGCACGGCTCATGGTATCGCAGGCCGCCGCATAATCGAGTTGCTCGGAATCCAGAAGACTCTCTGCCCAGTCCAGAAACCAGAGACCTTCCCGACCCGAGAATTGCTCCCGCAGTTCGGACAGTCGCTCGCGACCAAGAGCGGGGCTACCGAATTTCCCCCAACTGACCACCTCTCTTGCGGCCACCCTGATTTCCAGACGGCTGCCCTCGATTTCCTTCTCGCGCCGCTGCTTCCACTGCTCCAGAATCGCAAAACCCTCTTCCAGACTTTTCTCATTGAAGAAGCGATCGAGCAGGCGACGAAGAATCTCGGCACTGCTTTCCAGATCGAGAGCGGCTTCGCAATGCCAGAAGGCCTGCCGAGCCTCCTCCGGATTCCCCCGGACGAGACGCCCGAGAAAGGAAAGAAGGGCATGGGGCAGATCCTCCGTCTCCCGGGGGATTTCCGCCAGGGATTCTGAGGGAAGAGAATCACCCAGGTGAAGGATGGCTCCGGACGGCAGGCTCTTCAACCAGTCCCGGGAGCCCTGCCGCAATGCGAGATTCAGCACTTGCAAGCGGGAAGCGGAATCACTGCGACCCCAGAGCGTGTCCAGAAATTCCGGCGAAAGGAAAGGCGCCTCTTCGTTCCCCGGAGAAGTGCCATGCAGAAAACCGTCGCGGGTTTCAAGAAGTCCCGTGTTTTTCAGTTCCCCGAGAGCCCCCGTTGCTGTGTCGGGAAACAACTCCCGAATTTCCTCTTCCCGAAGAGGAAAGGGCAGGCTGCGCAGGCCTGCGTGAAGATCCCGGGCTTGTCGGGAGAGAAGGTCCTCGCCCGGCTCCCCATCCTCCAGCTCGGGAACCCTGCCTTCGGCAAAGAGAGCCATTCCCAGTTCCTCCCGCAGGAAGTGCCGGGACAGGAGGAACTCCAGAATGTGGAGCAGTTTGCCGGGACGGCCATGGGAATGTTCGAGCAGAAAACGCAGTTCCTCATGGCCCGGAGTCAGGGACTTGCGGCTCACCGAAGTGAGACTGGCTTCCAGCCAGCCCCGGACTTCCTCCTCGCTCCAGGGCCGTGAGTGCAGAAGAAGACAGTCCGCCC from Candidatus Krumholzibacteriia bacterium harbors:
- the atpE gene encoding ATP synthase F0 subunit C: MLPIIASLSGLGAGLGAGIAVIGAGYGIGRLAASAMEGIARQPEAVGDIRGGMILAAALIEGVALFALVICIMMAGKV
- a CDS encoding sigma-54-dependent Fis family transcriptional regulator → MSDSEKPGALPRRPDSLKNLSSPKSAAAASPATESFETASLKSRLTRAEEELATLSGLRDSYGRLVDLLSEFGDLLLEDDAAGQIRRVLELSLRLVGADRAAFFRLDPKGSLRQAQSLPSGQKLESISRSLVRDALMERKSRYYLGEDSWSGLERESILYLELGTVVVTPLLAEDRLLGVLYLDGKGVGHFGSRELPLLESFARLAASAMLRLDELQQARKEGRRLESENRELRETLGEDTRFGRMIASSPAMKRVVFQLRRMAALRSTVILEGETGTGKEVIARALHVEGPWQDKPFVAINCGAIPENLLESELFGHARGAFTGADRDRVGLFEQADGGTLLLDEIGDMPLSLQVKLLRVLEEGEFRRLGESRLRKPVFRLIAASHRNLEKRVIEGEFREDLYYRLNVLSVRIPPLRERPDDILALSLHFLERQSAEQGRPAPRLEASSLKLLQSQPWPGNVRQLEKCIERSLALYAGGDVLAPGDLLLDEGPLSRPANSGTGDLRSRLQELEFRIIQEALDQCGGQVSSAARTLGISRQTLHEKLRKQKKRDESL
- the atpH gene encoding ATP synthase F1 subunit delta, producing the protein MRNFAIAKVYATAVLELAREKGELAELLRDLEAFAALLEESSELQSAFYSPEASSAAKARILDQIFPDAESVLSLLFLKTLVRKNRESAFGDILSMIGRLRDEEEGILLGTLFSATELAEGELQGVESQLGEEHGKQVKLEHEVDGSLLSGMILRMESHTIDGSLKTRLRRMKNRLMAADLGKE
- a CDS encoding AtpZ/AtpI family protein, whose amino-acid sequence is MNREKKLSDWAKRWVKRRSDESASLSLSHLALTYASSLAFYGLLGWWLDRKLGWTPWLTILGVALGAVGGFVWIYREVLREEESRKKKRGSGE
- the atpA gene encoding F0F1 ATP synthase subunit alpha; this encodes MKIRPEEITSIIKREIKGFDASAEVEETGQVLEVGDGIARIYGLKGCMSGELLEFSNGSMGMALNLEEDNIGAVILGEYFEITEGSPVKRTGRVISVPVGEAMLGRVVDALGQPIDGKGPIDHEKYRPLESPAPGIVDRQPVKEPLQTGIKAIDSMTPIGRGQRELIIGDRSTGKTAVALDAIINQKNTDVICVYVAIGQKASTVASVVAKLEEHGAMDYTIVVAANASDPAPLQYIAPYAGASMAEYFMYEKGGHTLCVYDDLSKQSVSYRQLSLLLRRPPGREAFPGDVFYLHSRLLERSAKLSDKLGGGSMTALPIIETQSGDVTAYIPTNVISITDGQIFLSPDLFYQGVRPAINVGISVSRVGGNAQVKAMKKVAGSLRLDLAQYRELEAFAQFGSELDQSTQDALSKGARMVELLKQGQYVPLRTEKQVMVIYAGVNGHLSEVPVDQVGDFEEQFLAFMDAQHPEVGKAIAESGAISEETESALKAAIDSFLKQFTA
- a CDS encoding bifunctional oligoribonuclease/PAP phosphatase NrnA, with protein sequence MLPKERYQETGRYLLEQKRVRLLLHKHPDGDSMGSSLALCRFLQSRGVDAAVLGPFDEAYPAKFDYLSGFGEIQHGGEEARNPDFEETLYVVVDSTGLDRTGFEDGDFRRLLRIDHHIDGSDYDERDLLDRSAAATALIITDLLRALDEDAIDTEIANCLFTGLMTDTGGFRYSSTDAHCFETAAFLVSRGANPSDCANLVNDRRNSHYLVLMEKALASVKLYFEDRVALMILRSGDLPEEARPFFGQDEFINLPRSLESVRVVVQIKESPDGEWKVGFRGKGEVNVQALAAHFGGGGHFSASGCEMRGEAEDIRDTLLARLEESLREAGLIS
- the atpB gene encoding F0F1 ATP synthase subunit A, with the protein product MIFASSTLAAEETHHAAGHGSAGSNEAVAETAHAVEHAADHAGGHEAGVDAIDHILNHNSWHATHDIQWNVHDFFANTLHFGSLKIGGLDIDLAPSLHVVMLWLAGVILVLLLRSVANRQEKGVPKGRLRNFFESIVVFLRDEVVFSIMGADVGRRYLPYLLTVFFFILSINLLGLFPTMSTATGNINVTATLAIFTFLATLAGGIRANGFIGHFRGLIPPGVPLPLIPIMIPIEVMGMFTKPFALTVRLFANMIAGHIIILSFFNLIFALGKMPYLAVLPLAGAVAISAFEIFVAFLQAFIFTFLSTIFIYQAVHPDH
- the atpF gene encoding F0F1 ATP synthase subunit B, with the protein product MPAMNPYGPALFLSGGLFSPDPGLIFWTILSFLGLVFLLKKVAWGPIIDGLDRREESIRKSLEDTEKAREDALQYVEEQKQELSKAREETREILEQGKTQASAMKEEIMLRAREEAEQTIESARRQIDLEMSQARDSLREEVVDLTVQVAGKLLERSLDDSDHRKMSDEFLKEAGQGS
- a CDS encoding protein kinase: MSSPRMERMPHPGSRIAEGSMAELFQTDNPEQVLKLSRRADFNATLLQEAQLSRKLHHPALLPVLDFGLDEAGRAWLLLPRLSGETLDTSMASDLAEELTPVADALDLLHHEGWIHGDLKPQNLLRNRSGEGPAVLLSDLGLARKQGTEGASGSPAYLSPSRLKGEALNFRDDLHAFTVLVFECLAGCLPWQSARGEELMESIAQGRIQSLEALRPDLPPDLSAFLERSLRKNDSWSSMMEWMDGFRRCLSLDPAPRTLFFCPAAHPDSSLLSRCEDWLRRDSSPETRLGPSILLEGEEAEASLLQARVSGVRWREGDLPEGRKAIAWMEAPVGPEGAVSAVFATESLSRETADYLRHRADCLLLHSRPWSEEEVRGWLEASLTSVSRKSLTPGHEELRFLLEHSHGRPGKLLHILEFLLSRHFLREELGMALFAEGRVPELEDGEPGEDLLSRQARDLHAGLRSLPFPLREEEIRELFPDTATGALGELKNTGLLETRDGFLHGTSPGNEEAPFLSPEFLDTLWGRSDSASRLQVLNLALRQGSRDWLKSLPSGAILHLGDSLPSESLAEIPRETEDLPHALLSFLGRLVRGNPEEARQAFWHCEAALDLESSAEILRRLLDRFFNEKSLEEGFAILEQWKQRREKEIEGSRLEIRVAAREVVSWGKFGSPALGRERLSELREQFSGREGLWFLDWAESLLDSEQLDYAAACDTMSRALKSAEGEADPGDLFSLRIHRAELLIVQNRFEEGLEELEIARRIAVEVHRPEFLRYVSNSLGLFHLGREDFVLAEEQFRLSLRRAREAGLWREPTAARNNRVLSLLYQGDYGRLLPALQELERHCQMSERLSDVLAERKLLVLSFLETGELDRANHYIEEGLAVARETGSLSMEGYFLFRRGRLWQLLGEKDRAQESLREALRIMESRSPDKGFLLRVHLGELDLSESPGIEELREGMAELGSGGRRLHLPRAGALMARKLHGEGRRDESRKVLQQAREDAEILGNPEWTWPLHLCDAELSLADGDRVTSLQQRGLAIEILRDLSRSFPDDASRQSYLSRPDRLACLELS